A genome region from Labilibaculum antarcticum includes the following:
- a CDS encoding ribonuclease HII: MNGLASYLHKNTIEAGCDEAGRGCLAGPVFASAVILPENFTHKLLNDSKKLSEKNRYLLRDVIEKEAIAWAVGIVSHTEIDQINILNASFLAMHRAIEQLKIKPEHLLIDGNRFTPYPEIKHTCIVRGDGKYLSIAAASVLAKTYRDDYMLSEHEKFPGYDWKNNKGYPTKKHRLAIREYGINSIHRKTFRLLSDQLEFKF, encoded by the coding sequence ATGAATGGTTTAGCCTCCTATTTACACAAAAATACAATTGAAGCTGGTTGCGACGAAGCAGGACGAGGATGTCTTGCAGGACCAGTATTCGCATCGGCAGTAATCTTACCCGAAAATTTCACTCATAAATTATTAAATGATTCAAAAAAACTTTCTGAAAAGAACAGGTATTTGCTTCGTGATGTAATTGAGAAAGAAGCCATTGCCTGGGCCGTTGGAATTGTCAGCCACACAGAAATTGATCAGATTAATATTTTGAACGCTTCATTTTTAGCCATGCACCGAGCTATTGAACAGCTAAAAATTAAACCGGAGCATTTACTCATTGATGGAAACCGCTTTACGCCCTATCCGGAAATCAAACATACTTGTATCGTTAGAGGAGATGGTAAATACTTATCTATTGCCGCAGCCTCAGTTCTGGCAAAAACTTATCGTGATGACTATATGTTATCTGAACATGAGAAATTTCCTGGGTACGATTGGAAAAATAACAAAGGTTATCCGACAAAAAAACATCGATTGGCAATTCGGGAGTATGGAATCAACTCCATCCACAGAAAGACATTTAGACTTTTATCAGATCAACTTGAGTTCAAGTTTTAG
- a CDS encoding DUF4956 domain-containing protein yields MEFFTDIITNPNIPTSIIYSNNLLELSLRFILNLLVTVFVINYVYFRATGKRSYVFTYIMISTTVFFLCFLLGSIELQLGFALGLFAIFGIIRYRTDTIPIREMTYLFLVITISVINALTRGEVSFGEIAFTNAAFMATTWVMERVWMKRHLARRTIVYDRIDLIHPSRHQELIDDIETRTGMEVAKFSIGQIDLAKGSIKLIVFYREEATPNILTDAEISERIT; encoded by the coding sequence ATGGAATTTTTTACTGATATAATAACAAACCCGAATATTCCGACATCAATTATTTATTCGAATAATCTTCTTGAATTGTCACTTCGGTTTATACTCAATTTATTGGTAACTGTTTTTGTTATCAATTACGTTTATTTCAGAGCTACAGGAAAACGATCCTATGTTTTTACCTACATCATGATTAGTACAACTGTATTTTTCCTTTGTTTTTTACTTGGAAGTATTGAGTTACAGCTAGGTTTTGCTCTTGGACTATTTGCAATATTTGGAATTATCAGGTACCGTACCGATACCATACCAATTAGGGAAATGACCTACCTGTTTCTTGTTATTACCATATCAGTAATTAATGCTTTAACCAGAGGTGAAGTTAGTTTTGGTGAAATAGCCTTCACAAATGCAGCTTTTATGGCAACCACCTGGGTAATGGAAAGAGTATGGATGAAACGTCATTTGGCCAGAAGAACAATCGTTTATGACCGGATTGATTTAATTCACCCAAGCAGACATCAGGAATTGATAGACGACATCGAAACCCGAACAGGAATGGAGGTCGCAAAATTTAGTATTGGACAAATAGATCTAGCAAAAGGGAGCATAAAACTAATTGTATTCTACAGAGAAGAAGCAACTCCAAACATATTAACCGACGCCGAAATAAGTGAAAGAATTACTTGA
- a CDS encoding metallophosphoesterase, producing the protein MQIKPIYSFLLLLFTLASFDSQAATEQDTISKDSLLVGSYVEGPHVRYISSSKVEAFYVVHDSIKNKTRKISKTFRFKHDTLTFMGFAGNDTLTYTIPHKIKPESGENPSNNRIVVLGDIHGEFESLLAILRYNKIIDKNNRWDYGDGQVVFTGDVFDRGNKVTECLWFIFQLEIQAKKQGGMVHYLLGNHETMALLFDDRYVIDKYQHAAHHVNFHYSHFFDKHSILGKWLRSKNTLVRIGEQLFVHGGISPELIAKKMSINEVNDGMRYHLNNYTELADTTLVDIFLFSNSPLWYRGYLSRTPKYDRISLQEVLKTLEFYNSTVIIFGHTPVARVYPFYSFKLIAMDVPIGDPNYIDQGLLIENQKYYRIFAHKEKERLQ; encoded by the coding sequence ATGCAAATAAAACCGATCTACTCATTCCTGCTCCTTCTATTCACACTTGCCTCTTTTGATTCGCAAGCAGCTACAGAACAGGATACTATCAGCAAGGACTCCTTGCTTGTAGGAAGCTATGTAGAAGGCCCGCACGTCAGATACATTTCATCATCGAAAGTGGAGGCTTTTTATGTGGTACACGACAGCATTAAGAACAAAACCAGAAAAATAAGTAAGACTTTTCGATTTAAACATGACACATTAACCTTTATGGGATTTGCGGGAAATGACACGTTAACTTATACTATTCCTCATAAAATCAAACCTGAATCTGGAGAAAATCCTTCCAATAACAGAATTGTAGTTTTGGGAGATATCCATGGTGAATTTGAATCATTGTTAGCTATTCTTCGGTACAACAAAATTATTGATAAGAACAATAGATGGGACTATGGTGATGGACAAGTAGTATTTACCGGTGACGTGTTCGACAGGGGAAATAAGGTTACAGAATGTTTGTGGTTCATTTTCCAACTAGAAATTCAGGCCAAAAAACAAGGAGGTATGGTTCATTATCTTCTGGGAAATCATGAAACGATGGCTCTGTTGTTTGATGATCGATATGTGATAGATAAGTATCAGCATGCCGCTCATCATGTAAACTTTCACTACTCTCATTTCTTTGACAAACACTCCATTTTAGGAAAATGGCTGCGATCCAAAAACACACTTGTCCGCATTGGTGAACAGTTATTTGTACATGGCGGTATTTCACCTGAACTTATAGCGAAAAAAATGAGTATTAATGAGGTGAATGATGGAATGAGATATCATCTAAATAATTATACCGAGCTGGCAGATACAACATTAGTTGACATATTTTTATTTTCAAATAGTCCGTTATGGTATCGTGGATATTTATCAAGAACTCCAAAATACGATCGAATATCTTTACAAGAAGTACTTAAAACACTGGAATTTTACAATTCTACTGTTATTATTTTTGGACACACTCCTGTTGCCAGAGTATATCCATTTTATTCGTTTAAGCTAATTGCGATGGATGTTCCCATAGGTGATCCAAACTATATTGATCAGGGCTTACTTATAGAGAATCAGAAATATTATCGGATATTTGCACATAAGGAAAAGGAACGATTACAATAA
- a CDS encoding DUF4268 domain-containing protein, with amino-acid sequence MYTKEESKEIKIQFWDGFKRYSKEKGRKMTSWVLRGTQIKEVQLKFDLNEDGAFVILQVDSKLESKRHSVFERFEMYKPVIADACGADLKWEKDYFIKGFKDVGMIYYHLDGASIYKKEEWESYFEFMFSKMSILEEAYLDVKDVVLQGV; translated from the coding sequence ATGTATACAAAAGAAGAATCGAAAGAAATTAAGATCCAGTTTTGGGATGGATTTAAAAGATATTCAAAAGAAAAGGGAAGAAAGATGACTTCTTGGGTTTTACGTGGAACACAAATTAAGGAAGTACAGTTAAAGTTTGATTTGAATGAAGATGGTGCTTTTGTTATTTTGCAAGTTGATAGTAAACTCGAGTCAAAAAGGCATTCTGTATTTGAAAGGTTTGAGATGTATAAGCCAGTGATAGCTGATGCTTGTGGTGCCGATTTAAAGTGGGAGAAAGACTATTTTATTAAGGGATTTAAGGATGTTGGCATGATTTACTATCATTTGGACGGAGCATCGATATATAAAAAAGAAGAATGGGAAAGTTACTTTGAATTCATGTTCTCGAAAATGTCAATTTTGGAAGAAGCATATTTAGATGTTAAAGATGTTGTATTGCAAGGAGTGTAG
- a CDS encoding M23 family metallopeptidase, which produces MSRLKEKKPLLEKLKNKYRLTISNEGTFDEVLSIRLSRLNVFTVTGLFSIILIALVTLLIAFTPLREYIPGYPDGEMRKNIENNAVLVDSLILELDQKDRFFQGIRNVISGNDFDNVLENPADSIVDPRYKDLSFSTSSNDSVFRKEHEEDEKYNLSLGSAAKPRGLLNTLFFPPMSGLISNHYDSKIEHFGTDIVGGMNARISSILDGTVIFSEWTLNTGYVIQIQHSNNLLSIYKHNSELLKKTGEHVKAGEAIALLGNSGELTSGPHLHFELWHNGRALNPEDYIKF; this is translated from the coding sequence ATGAGTCGTTTAAAAGAGAAAAAGCCCTTGCTTGAAAAGTTAAAAAACAAATACAGGTTAACTATTTCTAACGAAGGTACTTTTGATGAAGTATTGTCGATTCGATTATCCCGTTTAAATGTATTTACCGTTACCGGATTATTTTCAATTATCCTGATAGCTTTGGTAACCCTGCTTATTGCATTTACTCCCTTGCGTGAATATATTCCAGGCTATCCTGATGGTGAAATGCGAAAAAACATTGAGAACAATGCTGTTTTAGTTGATTCTCTGATTCTGGAACTTGATCAGAAAGATCGCTTCTTTCAAGGAATTCGGAATGTGATTTCTGGAAATGATTTCGATAATGTTCTGGAAAATCCCGCCGATTCTATTGTCGACCCTCGATATAAAGATTTAAGTTTTAGTACCTCTTCTAACGATTCGGTTTTCCGGAAAGAACACGAGGAGGATGAGAAGTATAATTTATCTCTTGGAAGTGCAGCAAAACCTAGGGGCTTATTAAATACTCTCTTTTTTCCGCCAATGAGTGGTTTGATATCAAATCATTATGACAGTAAAATTGAACATTTTGGAACCGATATTGTTGGAGGTATGAATGCCCGAATTTCATCGATTTTAGATGGGACAGTTATATTTTCAGAATGGACATTAAATACAGGATACGTTATTCAAATACAACACTCAAATAATTTATTATCCATTTATAAGCATAACTCCGAGTTGTTGAAAAAGACAGGAGAGCATGTGAAAGCTGGTGAGGCAATTGCTTTGCTGGGAAATTCAGGAGAACTTACATCTGGGCCACATTTGCATTTTGAGCTGTGGCACAATGGTCGTGCATTAAATCCTGAAGATTATATCAAATTCTAA
- a CDS encoding 1-deoxy-D-xylulose-5-phosphate reductoisomerase, translating to MSKHIAILGSTGSIGTQTLEVVEANPDEFVVDVLTANKNIELLIQQAKKFHPDVVVIACEDKYAELSEALKDEPIKVYAGMDAIAQVVQMSSIDVVVTAMVGYSGLLPTIKAIEAKKNIALANKETLVVAGEIIQKLALENGVNIYPVDSEHSAIFQCLSGEFDNSIEKIYLTASGGPFRGKDKKFLENVTSKQALNHPNWDMGAKITIDSASMMNKGFEAIEAKWLFDLKSSQIDVIVHPQSIVHSIVQFEDGSMKAQMGLPDMKLPIQFALTYPNRLKTDFPRFNFLDYPNLSFESADSKNFKNLDLAFQAMEKGGNLPCIVNAANEIVVEAFLKDEVGFLRMSDIIENCMHKTGFIKNPTYEDYVLTDMEARKMALSML from the coding sequence ATGAGTAAACATATTGCGATTTTGGGATCTACAGGTTCCATTGGAACGCAGACCTTAGAAGTGGTGGAAGCAAATCCCGATGAATTTGTTGTGGATGTACTAACTGCTAATAAAAATATTGAGTTGTTGATTCAGCAGGCTAAAAAGTTCCATCCAGATGTTGTTGTAATCGCTTGTGAAGATAAGTATGCTGAATTGTCAGAGGCCTTGAAAGATGAACCAATTAAGGTTTATGCGGGAATGGATGCAATTGCGCAAGTGGTGCAAATGTCATCAATTGATGTTGTGGTTACTGCCATGGTTGGATATTCGGGACTTCTTCCTACCATAAAAGCAATTGAGGCAAAAAAGAATATTGCTCTGGCAAATAAGGAAACTCTTGTAGTTGCTGGTGAAATAATTCAAAAATTGGCCTTGGAGAATGGGGTTAATATTTATCCCGTAGATTCAGAACATTCTGCAATCTTTCAATGCCTGTCGGGTGAATTTGATAATTCTATCGAAAAGATTTATTTGACGGCATCAGGAGGCCCATTTAGAGGAAAGGATAAGAAATTTCTTGAAAATGTAACTTCTAAGCAAGCCCTAAATCATCCTAACTGGGATATGGGAGCGAAAATTACAATCGATTCGGCTAGTATGATGAATAAAGGATTCGAAGCGATTGAGGCTAAATGGCTGTTTGATTTAAAATCTTCACAGATTGATGTGATTGTGCATCCGCAATCAATTGTTCATTCTATTGTACAGTTTGAAGATGGATCGATGAAAGCACAAATGGGATTGCCGGACATGAAGCTGCCTATTCAATTTGCTCTTACTTATCCAAATAGATTAAAAACAGATTTCCCTCGATTTAATTTTTTAGATTATCCCAATCTAAGTTTCGAAAGTGCCGATTCAAAGAATTTTAAAAATTTAGATTTGGCTTTTCAGGCAATGGAAAAAGGCGGGAATTTGCCATGTATTGTTAATGCCGCCAATGAGATTGTGGTTGAGGCATTTTTAAAAGATGAAGTTGGTTTTTTACGGATGAGTGATATCATAGAAAACTGTATGCACAAAACCGGATTTATTAAAAATCCGACTTACGAAGATTATGTATTAACAGATATGGAAGCCAGAAAAATGGCATTATCTATGTTGTAA
- the rseP gene encoding RIP metalloprotease RseP, with product MEVIVKIGQFLLSLSILVVLHELGHFTFAKLFKTRVEKFYMFFNPGFSLFKFTKGETEYGIGWLPLGGYVKISGMIDESMDKEQMKLPPEPYEFRSKPAWQRLLIMVGGVLVNFILAFVIYIAVLYTWGEQYLPVENVKYGVVCDSLAESIGLQDGDKIVSLDNEKIEKFNDIVPDILLNGPKSIQFTRNNELLSVDIPSSFVPDLLAKSSKGFSLDPIFGIRFPYSAMSIGKVMKESPANEAGILKGDKIVSIDSVGFEYYDQFETFTHSKKGQDVLVQLNREGKQLEVKLTIGQDGKIGFYTQMESGLFEYATLKYSFVESIPAGFNKGIDKLTDYLKQFKLIFSSETQAYKSIGGFMTIGSIFPGVWNWQAFWNLTAFLSIILAIMNILPIPALDGGHVMFLMYEIITGRKPGDKFMEYAQITGMVLLFGLLIFANGNDVVKWISNMK from the coding sequence ATGGAAGTAATTGTTAAAATAGGACAGTTTTTGTTGAGTTTGTCCATATTGGTTGTGTTACATGAATTAGGGCATTTTACCTTTGCAAAATTGTTCAAAACCAGAGTTGAAAAATTTTATATGTTTTTCAATCCTGGATTTTCTTTGTTTAAATTTACAAAAGGCGAAACTGAATACGGTATTGGATGGTTACCACTTGGTGGTTACGTGAAAATTTCCGGAATGATTGATGAATCGATGGATAAGGAGCAAATGAAATTGCCCCCTGAGCCATACGAATTTAGATCGAAGCCAGCATGGCAAAGATTATTGATCATGGTTGGTGGTGTTCTGGTGAATTTCATTTTAGCATTCGTTATATATATAGCAGTTCTTTATACTTGGGGTGAGCAATATCTTCCAGTCGAAAATGTAAAATACGGAGTGGTTTGTGATTCTTTGGCCGAGAGTATCGGTTTACAGGATGGCGACAAGATCGTTTCATTGGATAATGAGAAAATAGAAAAGTTTAATGATATCGTACCTGATATTCTCTTGAATGGTCCTAAGTCAATTCAGTTCACAAGAAATAATGAGCTGCTAAGTGTTGACATTCCTTCTTCTTTTGTGCCTGATTTACTGGCGAAAAGTAGTAAAGGATTTTCATTAGATCCGATTTTTGGTATTCGCTTCCCTTACAGTGCGATGTCTATCGGAAAAGTGATGAAGGAATCTCCTGCAAACGAGGCTGGTATTTTAAAAGGAGATAAAATTGTTTCGATTGACTCCGTTGGTTTTGAATACTACGATCAATTTGAGACTTTTACACACTCTAAGAAAGGTCAGGATGTATTGGTTCAGTTGAATCGTGAAGGAAAGCAATTGGAAGTTAAACTTACAATCGGACAAGATGGAAAAATAGGATTCTATACTCAGATGGAGTCCGGTTTGTTTGAGTATGCTACTTTAAAATACAGCTTTGTAGAATCAATTCCTGCTGGTTTTAATAAGGGGATTGATAAATTGACGGATTATTTAAAGCAGTTTAAACTGATTTTCTCTTCTGAAACCCAAGCTTATAAATCGATAGGTGGTTTTATGACAATCGGTAGTATTTTTCCGGGTGTTTGGAACTGGCAAGCTTTTTGGAATTTAACAGCTTTCTTGTCGATCATATTAGCTATCATGAATATATTGCCAATTCCGGCTTTAGATGGCGGACATGTAATGTTTTTAATGTATGAGATAATTACCGGAAGAAAACCTGGTGATAAATTCATGGAATATGCACAGATAACCGGAATGGTGCTGTTGTTTGGCCTCTTGATATTTGCCAATGGAAATGATGTGGTAAAATGGATTTCCAATATGAAATAA
- the tatA gene encoding twin-arginine translocase TatA/TatE family subunit, giving the protein MNLFVLAGMIGPWQIIIIVFVIVLLFGGKKIPELMKGLGQGMKEFKKATDQDDDQDKSKDKESSNK; this is encoded by the coding sequence ATGAACCTTTTTGTTTTAGCCGGAATGATTGGCCCATGGCAAATAATCATTATAGTATTCGTAATTGTACTTCTTTTTGGTGGAAAAAAGATTCCAGAACTAATGAAAGGATTGGGGCAAGGAATGAAAGAGTTTAAAAAGGCTACCGACCAGGATGACGACCAGGATAAAAGTAAGGATAAAGAATCTAGTAATAAATAA